The proteins below come from a single Microtus ochrogaster isolate Prairie Vole_2 chromosome 8, MicOch1.0, whole genome shotgun sequence genomic window:
- the Tufm gene encoding elongation factor Tu, mitochondrial gives MAAATLLRATPRFSGLCASPTPLLQGRLRPLKARASPFLCRGLAVEAKKTYVRDKPHVNVGTIGHVDHGKTTLTAAITKILAEGGGAKFKKYEEIDNAPEERARVITINAAHVEYSTAARHYAHTDCPGHADYVKNMITGTAPLDGCILVVAANDGPMPQTREHLLLAKQIGVEHVVVYVNKADAVQDSEMVELVELEIRELLTEFGYKGEEAPVIIGSALCALEQRDPELGVKSVQKLLDAVDTYIPVPTRDLEKPFLLPVESVYSIPGRGTVVTGTLERGILKKGDECELLGHNKNIRTVVTGIEMFHKSLERAEAGDNLGALVRGLKREDLRRGLVMVKPGSIQPHQKVEAQVYVLSKEEGGRHKPFVSHFMPVMFSLTWDMACRVILPPGKELAMPGEDLKLNLILRQPMILEKGQRFTLRDGNKTIGTGIVTEISAMTEEDKNIKWS, from the exons ATGGCGGCCGCCACCCTATTACGAGCGACGCCCCGCTTCAGCG GTCTCTGTGCCAGCCCGACCCCATTGCTGCAAGGTCGGCTGCGGCCGCTGAAAGCCCGGGCATCGCCCTTCTTGTGTCGCGGTCTTGCCGTGGAGGCCAAGAAGACCTACGTGCGCGACAAGCCCCATGTGAATGTGGGTACCATTGGCCATGTGGACCACGGCAAGACCACCCTGACCGCAGCCATCACAAAAA TTCTAGCCGAGGGAGGTGGAGCTAAGTTCAAGAAGTACGAGGAGATAGACAATGCCCCTGAGGAGCGAGCTCGGGTTATCACCATCAATGCAGCTCACGTGGAGTATAGCACTGCTGCCCGCCACTATGCCCACACAGACTGCCCCGGTCATGCAGACTATGTTAAG aaCATGATCACAGGCACTGCCCCTCTGGATGGCTGCATCCTGGTGGTAGCAGCTAATGATGGCCCCATGCCCCAGACCCGAGAGCACTTACTACTAGCTAAACAG ATTGGAGTGGAGCATGTTGTGGTATATGTGAATAAGGCAGATGCGGTCCAGGACTCGGAGATGGTGGAGCTAGTCGAGTTGGAGATCCGGGAGCTTCTCACCGAGTTTGGCTATAAAGGAGAGGAGGCCCCAGTCATCATAGGTTCTGCGCTCTGTGCCCTGGAG CAACGTGATCCTGAGCTGGGAGTGAAATCAGTGCAGAAGCTGCTGGATGCAGTGGACACTTACATCCCAGTGCCCACTCGGGACCTGGAGAagccctttctgcttcctgtagaGTCAGTTTACTCTATTCCCG GCCGGGGTACAGTGGTAACAGGTACACTAGAACGTGGCATTTTAAAGAAGGGAGATGAGTGTGAGCTGCTGGGACATAACAAGAACATTCGCACTGTGGTGACAG GCATTGAGATGTTCCACAAGAGCCTGgagagggctgaggcaggggataACCTGGGTGCTCTGGTCCGAGGCCTAAAGCGGGAGGATTTGAGGCGTGGCTTGGTCATGGTCAAGCCAGGCTCCATCCAACCCCACCAGAAGGTGGAGGCCCAG GTTTACGTCCTCAGCAAGGAGGAGGGTGGCCGCCACAAACCATTTGTATCTCATTTCATGCCAGTCATGTTTTCCCTGACTTGGGACATGGCCTGTCGTGTCATCTTGCCTCCAGGGAAG GAACTTGCCATGCCTGGAGAGGACTTGAAGCTCAATCTAATCTTGCGGCAGCCCATGATCTTAGAGAAAGGCCAGCGGTTCACTTTGAGGGATGGCAACAAGACCATTGGCACTGGCATTGTCACTGAAATATCAGCCATGACCGAAGAGGACAAGAACATCAAGTGGAGCTGA